The Setaria viridis chromosome 9, Setaria_viridis_v4.0, whole genome shotgun sequence sequence TGTAGGAGTACTATATACAATGCTGGAAGTCCGGAACTCTGAGGTGTGGAGATTTGTTCAACTTTTCTTGGAGAAGAAACcaccactactagaaaaacaaGAATTCCTGCCGGCCACATTTTGATCCGGTAATTAATACGGATATCTTTCGGTACCATTTGGTGCCAACCGGTATTAAACACCAACTGTACTAAAAGGTAGGCTTTAGTagcaccacccggtactaatgtaatAAAAGGTAggcattagtaccgagtggtATTATCACCCAATACTAAAAGCttctccacgggttacttcaaaaggaaagtatCTGCCGTCACAtatgttgtgtaggtgagatggcaaGGAAGCCTCAAGCGAGGCTTGAGGTCTCGAGTTTGAATTCCATACACCGTGCACTCGCATATTTCGCGTAAAAATCACGGGTGTCCGAGCCTCCCGGGGCACTCACatatctttttaattttttcagGTGCAAAACCATTTATTAGCGGTTGATGTTACCACCCTTAATACTACCGGTTGCAAAACTGCGAACTGAAGTTCATTTCTTCCTTCAGTAGTGCAAAGTAAACGGCTCATGTCACTGTGGGGACTCACAAGCCATTCATATCCATTGGTTAGTTTAGACACGTCCATGTGCTGGGCCAAGCCGTGACAAATTTCCTTGGAGTAGAAGCTtagaaaatgctaaaataaacgATAGCGCCACCCCTCCTTTTGTTTTTTGACCGTTTTAGAAACATACGTACGGTAGTGAAAGCTCCTACATTCTGAGAGAGAAGTTTCTATCTGATGAGGATATAACTTGCCAGATAATTGAAAACTTTGCTGGTTCAGACATTTTAAGAGAAAAGCAAACCacatagaatttattttttttattacacAGAGGTATCATTATCTTTCTCTGACCTAGTGGCCGCCTCAACACCGAGACTTTTCTTTCAGTTGTTTACAACGGCTGCTGCAACCTCGGCCTCCCTCACCTTGGCGTGCTCTACTAGCCTGTCGATGTCCGGCATGACCGCCACGACCTCCTCCAGCTTGCCGAAGCGCTCCACCCATTTCTCCAGGAGCGGGCTCCTGAAGGCATCGAAGAGCCTGATACCATGACGCACCTCAGCGGTGCGCATCCACGCTACCAGCGCGCCGAGGACGATGTCCAAGTAGCCGACGCTATCGCCGCCGAAGAAGGGCTTCCCCTTGGAGCACTCCTTGAATGCCCCTTCCAAGGTTTCTACGGCCGCAAATGTCTCTTTCACCCcctccgccttctcctcctccgtctTGCCCCTGCCTGCCTTCAACCACGAGACCAAGAACTGCAACACACGCACATGGATCATCATACTGCGGATATCATTATT is a genomic window containing:
- the LOC117835636 gene encoding probable glutathione S-transferase GSTU6; the protein is MAGGGDELKLLGMWASPFALRVKLALGFKGLSYQYVEENLRNKSDLLLESNPVHKKVPVLIHNGKPVCESQIIVQYLDEVYSATGPSFLPVDPYERAMARFWAAFIDDKFLVSWLKAGRGKTEEEKAEGVKETFAAVETLEGAFKECSKGKPFFGGDSVGYLDIVLGALVAWMRTAEVRHGIRLFDAFRSPLLEKWVERFGKLEEVVAVMPDIDRLVEHAKVREAEVAAAVVNN